The genome window GCGTGCAATTGCAATAAAGGCCGACTGGACCAGCTGGTTGAGTTGCTTCAATTGCACGAAAAGCCTGATCTAATGGCGTCCCATCAAGTAGTGTGCCGGCGCGACGAACCACGAAACTAACTAGATAGGGAATTGAATATTTTGCTGCAAGGTCAGCTACGCCTTGGGCTTCGCCGAGGGCTGGGAAAGTTGAGATCAAAAGTATGTCGATTTTAGTCTGACTTAACTCACGCACCTGCCATTCATGGAAATCTCGAGACTCTTCACGTGTTAAGGCAACCTCTGGAGAATAACAATCGCCACGCGGCCCGATTTGTCCGGCAATAAAAAAGTTATTTTTCTGCGGCTCGAGCGTAAGTAGTAAGTTTACTGCGTCTTGATTAATCGTCTCTGGTAAGCCACTTTTTTTAGTGCGCTCTCTGTTGGCGCGCCAGGTATCAGCTAGTAATAACGCTGGCAGCTGATGATCTCTGGCGATTTGTAGGTATTCGCCATGGATTTCTTGAATAACTTGGCGCGAGGCTTGATCGTATAGACCACAGCCGGGGCCGGCAAAATCATCAAACTTAACTCCAGGAATTCTTTTGTAACGGTCAAAGAAGGCGCCTTCTGTGAGCACAATATTGCGGGATCGAATCAATCCAAAAAGTTCAGACATTTGCTTGCACCTTAGAGATGAGTTAAAATATAGGCTTCCTTTTGTTCTTTGTCGAATTTGTTTGGGTAATTTGCTTACAGTTCTATCTCCATTTCTAGCTGGAGGTAGGCCCAAAAATAAGGTTTTTTCTTTGTATCCTCGCTTAGCCTACAGGGTTCTACTCGGGGGTATAAATCATTTAATATCATGGAAGAAATTGGCAATGGAATCAACGGGCTCTGCGCTCTAATTCGTCTCGTCGTGGCTGGACAGGAGCTGCCCAGCGCTTTCCGCTTTCACCCGCACTATGAACTCAAAATCCATAGCGCATTGACTCGTAGCCACAATGTCCTTGTGGTTTTTGATCCAGATCAGTTTGCTGGAACTGGGCACATCTACATCGAATTCTTGCGCGAGTTTGGAACTGGGCTGATTCTTATACTGCCTAATCTTGCGATTTGGCATAAGATCAACCCATCTAACGAAGCCTGGGGTCAGCTGTGTACATGCCTTGAAGCCTATGGCTTCTCTGTTCTTGGGAAAAGTGGTGGATATGTCAGTTTTGACAAAGATGGCAATTCTGTCCACACCGGGATTTTACAATTGGGACTGAGACCAGACGATTCAGTATGCGCACTCATTAGCCAAGCCCTGCTGACAACATCACTCACCCATAGATAGTTAAGTTATCAGGTGGAGTTAGCTGACAACTAGCTCTACCTGAATTTCTTGTGTATTTCTTGTTCATTTTTGTTTTTTGTCTGGGTTCAATTTGGGCCGCCTCATTTTCGTAAACCCATCGAGTTTGCTATTTTCTGGACTTATCTGGAAATTTCTACTAAATATCAGCCTCTGTTTAACTCCGGATTATATGCGAGAAATATTCGAACGAATCACAGAACATTTTAAAGTCCCTATTCGCGTCGGTAGTCGTTGTGAAGCGAATATTTTTTATCGCGTCGATCAGCTCTCTCCTGAAGATCTAAAGACCTGCGGGGATTATGTCGCTGAAAGGGTGCTCAAAGTAATTGAACCAAACCTTCCTGAAATAATCATTAACCTCCCTGGCGGCTACACTGGATTTGCAGAGATCCTCGCTCAAGAACTAGCGCTCCCAGGCGAAGAACCAATTGAAGTTATACCCTATGCTAAACTTGATCCCCAAAACGGGAAAAGTTCTTCGATTAGAGGGAAAAATCTGATTCTAGTCAGCGACGTAATTACAACTGCGCGTTCATGCCTTGAAGCGCATACTCGCGTTACAATGTTAAATGCGCGGGTGCTTTGTTGGGCATCACTAATCGACCGCACTTTCGGCCCCGGGCCAGTTCCTGTAGTTGCCTCTTTTACTGGAGATCCAGTCCGCCTACTTGAGGACGTAATCTAAGCTAGATGTCGCTTGGCCTTGCATACCTGGCTGCTTTCTCTGCTGCTTTTTTCTCATCAGCAAAAGATATCGGCAGCAAGTTACTTGCATTGAATATTTCAGGAGCCGCATCTTCCGTAGGATCATTCGTCTACGCCCTACCCTTTTTTCTCATTTTACTAGCATTACTACATGGCTTAGGTTACCCCGTTTTTCAGATTTCTTCTGGTTTTTGGAGCTTAATTATCTTACGAGCACTCTCCGATGCCGTTGGTGAAAGTTGCAAGATGTATGCCTTTAAGCACGGAGAATTTTCCACTGTCTCAATCATTCTCTCCCTGCTGCCGATTTTTGTAGTCGGTCTATCAGTGCTTATTACAAACGATCCTGTTACGCCTGCGCTCTTGATTGGCGCTCTGCTAGTTGTCGCTGCAAGCTTAACTGTGATTTATAAAAATCCCCAAACTCTCAAAGGATCTTGCTTTGCTCTCGGAGCTGTCACCTTCATGGCAACTAATACCTGCCTAGACCGGCTTGCGGTGCAAACTGCGCATCCAGTATTTTCAGGATTTGCCATGACGGCACTAGCCGGATTGTTCACCGCACCACTTTTCCTTTTCGATGGCAGCCCGCGCGAATTACTTAGTGAGCGAAAGGTTCTTGGCACGAGAGGCCTATTTGAAGTCTTATTTATGGCAGCAAAGCTTTCTGCCTTAACAGTATTGCCCGCAACTGTAGTGATGATTTGTATGCGGTCTGCACTAATCATTAACGTAACAACTGGCTTAATTTACTTTCGAGAAGGTGAGGCCAAGCGAAAAATCATCGCGCTACTTTTAGCCCTGGCAGGAATTATTATTGCTTTAATTTAGAACTTAAAGCGAGCTAGTTCTTGACAGATTGTACGTAGATGTGAATATTGCACATCTAAAAACTATGCCTCTACTTACCCGAGCCTCCTATGTTTTATCGTTTTTACCATTTGCACTTGTTGGGATGTGGGCAGGTGGGCTCAGCGCTAGCGACCTAGCTCGCGCTGGAACAATTGTCTGCTGCGGGCTAATCTGCGGCGAACTCCTTGGAAGACAATTTAAATCCACAAATAATTACCCAACCCCACCCACTTCTGAGATCCCAGAACAAGGATTTCCTTCGAACTTTTCTAAAGTTGTCCTACTTTACTACTTGGTCCTGCTTGGCTGCTCACAAATTGCTCAATATTATCTTGGTAGGCAAGGCATCGACTTTGCAATTTTCACACAAGCAATTAACAATTTTGCTAATACCGGAAGCTTCCAAATTTCTCTCGTCGGTAATAACTGGAGCGACTTTATCAGCCATCATTTCGTTCCAATTTTTTCGCTACCGGCTTTGCTTACCTATTTTGGTCTATCGCCACAAATTTCAGGGATTTTAATACATCTGCTTGCAGTTGCTGGTGGCTTAGTCGGATTTTATTATGTTGCACGTGAACTTAAATTTAACGAGCAAAGCGCTTTAGTGCTCACCCTGATTTTAGCGCTAAATCCAACACTACGCGCGGGTTTATTTTGGGAAATTCGTGATGAAATATTAGCACTGCCTTTTTTGGCATTACTAATCCTAGGAATTCTTAAGCAATCTCCCTTATTTTTCTTCCTGGGGTCGGGCATGGCGCTGACTTGTAAGGAAACAATGTTTCTTGCCTATTTTGTATTCTTGCTGACTTATATTTTGTGGAATTATTTTACTGCCAAGCAAGCTTACTCTAAGAACTTTACTTGGCTTGCCTGTCTCTTTGGCCTTGTTTCTTTGGTCGGAATTTATTTTTATTTTGGTCCAGGGCAAGGCGCGATCGGCCGCACTTTTAGTCCGCAAGCTAGGCTCAGTAACC of bacterium contains these proteins:
- a CDS encoding homocysteine S-methyltransferase family protein, yielding MSELFGLIRSRNIVLTEGAFFDRYKRIPGVKFDDFAGPGCGLYDQASRQVIQEIHGEYLQIARDHQLPALLLADTWRANRERTKKSGLPETINQDAVNLLLTLEPQKNNFFIAGQIGPRGDCYSPEVALTREESRDFHEWQVRELSQTKIDILLISTFPALGEAQGVADLAAKYSIPYLVSFVVRRAGTLLDGTPLDQAFRAIEATQPAGPVGLYCNCTHPRNLLEALARYQPEVGLKIAGFQGNVSRLEPEEFATSDTIQSDDFSDFIQAVLELRKKYKIPIIGGCCGTDGKHLAHIAEGLKQSPDID
- a CDS encoding EamA family transporter, whose product is MSLGLAYLAAFSAAFFSSAKDIGSKLLALNISGAASSVGSFVYALPFFLILLALLHGLGYPVFQISSGFWSLIILRALSDAVGESCKMYAFKHGEFSTVSIILSLLPIFVVGLSVLITNDPVTPALLIGALLVVAASLTVIYKNPQTLKGSCFALGAVTFMATNTCLDRLAVQTAHPVFSGFAMTALAGLFTAPLFLFDGSPRELLSERKVLGTRGLFEVLFMAAKLSALTVLPATVVMICMRSALIINVTTGLIYFREGEAKRKIIALLLALAGIIIALI
- a CDS encoding phosphoribosyltransferase encodes the protein MREIFERITEHFKVPIRVGSRCEANIFYRVDQLSPEDLKTCGDYVAERVLKVIEPNLPEIIINLPGGYTGFAEILAQELALPGEEPIEVIPYAKLDPQNGKSSSIRGKNLILVSDVITTARSCLEAHTRVTMLNARVLCWASLIDRTFGPGPVPVVASFTGDPVRLLEDVI
- a CDS encoding DUF2079 domain-containing protein, producing the protein MPLLTRASYVLSFLPFALVGMWAGGLSASDLARAGTIVCCGLICGELLGRQFKSTNNYPTPPTSEIPEQGFPSNFSKVVLLYYLVLLGCSQIAQYYLGRQGIDFAIFTQAINNFANTGSFQISLVGNNWSDFISHHFVPIFSLPALLTYFGLSPQISGILIHLLAVAGGLVGFYYVARELKFNEQSALVLTLILALNPTLRAGLFWEIRDEILALPFLALLILGILKQSPLFFFLGSGMALTCKETMFLAYFVFLLTYILWNYFTAKQAYSKNFTWLACLFGLVSLVGIYFYFGPGQGAIGRTFSPQARLSNLSQLLEPQSIKSKLYFTLIIFLPLLFSPLWSKKAWIIGLPGYFFLALILISNFQPMYHPYNYYGVLPTYLLSFAALVAIANTSLNRLPPNLMRLIPTLVLCLQFSLAGRFHPAADVVDFLRTKNLPAQDALLAINLDRKVIADDFDVSLFIEHAQVTRLWNANARKTDWDVIALRKGLAYKINPLYLKHSYICKENASWIVRCKKPEL